The following proteins are co-located in the Clavibacter capsici genome:
- a CDS encoding F0F1 ATP synthase subunit epsilon, whose protein sequence is MARADLTVTVVSADEQVWSGQASMVVARTSEGEIGILAGHEPLLAILATGNVRITQDGGAVITADADEGFLSVENDNVTVVARKAALVA, encoded by the coding sequence ATGGCCCGCGCTGATCTCACGGTCACCGTGGTCTCCGCCGACGAGCAGGTCTGGTCGGGTCAGGCGTCCATGGTCGTTGCGCGCACGAGCGAGGGCGAGATCGGCATCCTCGCCGGTCACGAGCCGCTCCTGGCGATCCTCGCGACCGGCAACGTCCGCATCACGCAGGACGGTGGCGCCGTGATCACGGCCGACGCCGACGAGGGCTTCCTCTCGGTGGAGAACGACAACGTGACGGTGGTCGCGCGCAAGGCCGCCCTGGTCGCGTAG
- a CDS encoding DNA-3-methyladenine glycosylase I, with amino-acid sequence MTRASIAVGDDGLARCAWSAGDPEYRRYHDEEWGRPLHGDRPLFEKLCLEGFQAGLSWITILRKRPRFREVFHGFDVDAVAAMDEDDVERLMGDAGIIRNRAKILAASGNARAVRALIDERGDGALDRMVWAHASDPASRARPGTADDIPAVTPESTALSRELKAHGLRFVGPTTVYALMQSSGLVDDHVVGCHRAA; translated from the coding sequence GTGACCCGGGCATCGATCGCGGTCGGCGACGACGGGCTGGCCCGCTGCGCGTGGTCGGCCGGCGATCCCGAGTACCGCCGGTACCACGACGAGGAGTGGGGCCGTCCGCTGCACGGCGACCGGCCGCTGTTCGAGAAGCTCTGCCTGGAGGGCTTCCAAGCCGGGCTCTCGTGGATCACCATCCTCCGCAAGCGCCCGCGGTTCCGCGAGGTCTTCCACGGCTTCGACGTCGACGCGGTCGCGGCGATGGACGAGGACGACGTCGAGCGCCTCATGGGCGACGCCGGCATCATCCGCAACCGCGCCAAGATCCTCGCGGCCTCCGGCAACGCCCGCGCCGTCCGGGCGCTGATCGACGAGCGCGGCGACGGCGCCCTCGACCGCATGGTCTGGGCGCACGCGTCCGACCCGGCCTCGCGGGCGCGGCCCGGGACCGCGGACGACATCCCCGCCGTCACGCCGGAGTCCACCGCCCTCAGCCGCGAGCTCAAGGCCCACGGGCTGCGGTTCGTCGGGCCGACGACGGTCTACGCGCTCATGCAGTCGTCGGGCCTCGTCGACGACCACGTCGTCGGCTGCCACCGGGCCGCCTGA
- the atpA gene encoding F0F1 ATP synthase subunit alpha codes for MAELSISPDEIRDALKDFVQSYEPGKASTEEVGYVLDAGDGIAHVQGLPGVMANELITFADGTLGLAQNLEESEIGVIVLGEFAGIEEGMEVRRTGEVLSVPVGDAYLGRVVDPLGNPIDGQGEIVSEGRRALELQAPGVMQRKSVHEPMQTGIKAIDAMIPIGRGQRQLIIGDRQTGKTAIAIDAIINQKANWESGDTNKQVRCIYVAIGQKGSTIASVRGALEEAGAMEYTTIVASPASDPAGFKYLAPYTGSAIGQHWMYGGKHVLIIFDDLSKQAEAYRAVSLLLRRPPGREAYPGDVFYLHSRLLERCAKLSDELGAGSMTGLPIIETKANDVSAYIPTNVISITDGQIFLQSDLFNANQRPAVDVGISVSRVGGDAQVKSIKKVSGTLKLELAQYRSLEAFAIFASDLDAASRRQLARGARLTELLKQPQYSPFPIEEQVVSIWAGTKGKLDEVPVEDILRFERELLDHLHRNTEVLSQLKEKNVLTDDIVDAMDKAVDAFKLEFQTGEGKPLASVGSERFEPAKAEDVNQEQIVKGKR; via the coding sequence ATGGCAGAACTTTCGATCAGCCCCGACGAGATCCGGGACGCGCTCAAGGACTTCGTGCAGTCCTACGAGCCCGGCAAGGCCTCGACCGAAGAGGTCGGCTACGTGCTCGACGCGGGCGACGGAATCGCCCACGTGCAGGGCCTGCCCGGCGTCATGGCCAACGAGCTCATCACGTTCGCCGACGGGACCCTGGGCCTCGCCCAGAACCTCGAGGAGAGCGAGATCGGCGTCATCGTGCTCGGCGAGTTCGCCGGCATCGAGGAGGGCATGGAGGTGCGCCGCACCGGCGAGGTGCTCTCCGTCCCCGTGGGCGACGCCTACCTCGGCCGCGTCGTCGACCCGCTGGGCAACCCCATCGACGGCCAGGGCGAGATCGTCAGCGAGGGTCGTCGCGCGCTCGAGCTCCAGGCGCCCGGCGTCATGCAGCGCAAGAGCGTGCACGAGCCCATGCAGACCGGCATCAAGGCCATCGACGCCATGATCCCGATCGGCCGCGGCCAGCGCCAGCTCATCATCGGCGACCGCCAGACCGGCAAGACGGCCATCGCGATCGACGCGATCATCAACCAGAAGGCCAACTGGGAGTCCGGCGACACGAACAAGCAGGTCCGCTGCATCTACGTCGCCATCGGCCAGAAGGGCTCGACCATCGCCTCCGTGCGCGGCGCCCTCGAGGAGGCCGGCGCCATGGAGTACACGACGATCGTCGCGTCCCCCGCGTCCGACCCCGCCGGCTTCAAGTACCTCGCGCCCTACACCGGCTCGGCCATCGGCCAGCACTGGATGTACGGCGGCAAGCACGTCCTCATCATCTTCGACGACCTGTCCAAGCAGGCCGAGGCCTACCGCGCCGTCTCGCTCCTCCTGCGCCGCCCGCCGGGACGCGAGGCGTACCCCGGCGACGTGTTCTACCTGCACTCCCGCCTGCTCGAGCGCTGCGCCAAGCTCTCGGACGAGCTGGGCGCCGGATCGATGACGGGCCTGCCCATCATCGAGACGAAGGCGAACGACGTCTCGGCGTACATCCCGACCAACGTGATCTCGATCACCGACGGCCAGATCTTCCTCCAGTCCGACCTGTTCAACGCGAACCAGCGTCCCGCGGTGGACGTCGGCATCTCGGTGTCCCGCGTCGGCGGCGACGCCCAGGTGAAGAGCATCAAGAAGGTCTCCGGCACGCTCAAGCTCGAGCTCGCGCAGTACCGCTCGCTCGAGGCGTTCGCGATCTTCGCGTCCGACCTCGACGCGGCCAGCCGTCGCCAGCTCGCCCGCGGCGCGCGCCTCACCGAGCTGCTCAAGCAGCCCCAGTACTCGCCGTTCCCCATCGAGGAGCAGGTCGTCTCGATCTGGGCGGGCACCAAGGGCAAGCTCGACGAGGTCCCCGTCGAGGACATCCTCCGCTTCGAGCGGGAGCTGCTCGACCACCTCCACCGCAACACGGAGGTGCTGTCGCAGCTGAAGGAGAAGAACGTCCTCACCGACGACATCGTCGACGCGATGGACAAGGCCGTGGACGCGTTCAAGCTCGAGTTCCAGACGGGCGAGGGCAAGCCGCTCGCCTCGGTGGGATCCGAGAGGTTCGAGCCCGCCAAGGCCGAGGACGTCAACCAGGAGCAGATCGTCAAGGGCAAGCGCTGA
- the atpD gene encoding F0F1 ATP synthase subunit beta: protein MTDTATAPVDTDRVAGVGRIVRVTGPVVDIEFPHDSIPPVYNALKTTITIGEESTEITLEIALHLGDDLVRAIALKPTDGLVRGQEVRDTGAAISVPVGDVTKGKVFNVTGDILNNEGGEAIEITERWPIHRKPPMFDQLESKTQLFETGIKVIDLLTPYVQGGKIGLFGGAGVGKTVLIQEMIQRVAQDHGGVSVFAGVGERTREGNDLIMEMEEAGVFDKTALVFGQMDEPPGTRLRVALSALTMAEYFRDVKNQDVLLFIDNIFRFTQAGSEVSTLLGRMPSAVGYQPNLADEMGVLQERITSTRGHSITSLQAIYVPADDYTDPAPATTFAHLDATTELSREIASRGLYPAVDPLTSTSRILDPRYLGQAHYDTATRVKAILQKNKELQEIIAILGVDELSEEDKVTVSRARRIQQFLSQNTYMAKKFTGVEGSTVPLKNTIESFSKIADGDYDHVAEQAFFNVGDLDDVDRRWSEIQKENG, encoded by the coding sequence ATGACTGACACCGCCACTGCGCCGGTCGACACCGACAGGGTGGCCGGCGTCGGACGCATCGTACGCGTCACCGGCCCGGTCGTGGACATCGAGTTCCCGCACGACTCGATCCCCCCGGTCTACAACGCGCTGAAGACCACGATCACCATCGGCGAGGAGTCGACGGAGATCACGCTCGAGATCGCGCTCCACCTCGGCGACGACCTCGTCCGCGCCATCGCCCTGAAGCCCACGGACGGCCTCGTCCGCGGCCAGGAGGTGCGCGACACCGGTGCGGCCATCTCGGTCCCCGTCGGCGACGTCACCAAGGGCAAGGTCTTCAACGTCACGGGCGACATCCTCAACAACGAGGGCGGTGAGGCGATCGAGATCACCGAGCGCTGGCCCATCCACCGCAAGCCCCCGATGTTCGACCAGCTCGAGTCCAAGACGCAGCTGTTCGAGACCGGCATCAAGGTCATCGACCTCCTCACCCCGTACGTGCAGGGCGGCAAGATCGGCCTGTTCGGCGGCGCGGGCGTCGGCAAGACCGTCCTCATCCAGGAGATGATCCAGCGCGTCGCGCAGGACCACGGCGGCGTGTCCGTGTTCGCCGGCGTCGGCGAGCGCACGCGTGAGGGCAACGACCTCATCATGGAGATGGAGGAGGCCGGCGTCTTCGACAAGACCGCGTTGGTCTTCGGCCAGATGGACGAGCCGCCGGGAACGCGCCTGCGCGTCGCCCTGTCCGCGCTCACGATGGCGGAGTACTTCCGCGACGTGAAGAACCAGGACGTGCTGCTCTTCATCGACAACATCTTCCGCTTCACGCAGGCCGGCTCCGAGGTCTCCACGCTGCTCGGCCGCATGCCGTCCGCGGTGGGCTACCAGCCGAACCTCGCGGACGAGATGGGCGTGCTCCAGGAGCGCATCACGTCGACCCGCGGCCACAGCATCACGTCGCTGCAGGCCATCTACGTCCCCGCGGACGACTACACCGACCCGGCGCCGGCCACCACGTTCGCGCACCTCGACGCGACCACGGAGCTCAGCCGCGAGATCGCCTCGCGCGGTCTCTACCCGGCCGTCGACCCGCTGACGTCCACCAGCCGCATCCTCGACCCGCGGTACCTGGGCCAGGCGCACTACGACACGGCCACCCGCGTCAAGGCGATCCTGCAGAAGAACAAGGAGCTCCAGGAGATCATCGCGATCCTCGGTGTCGACGAGCTCTCGGAGGAGGACAAGGTCACGGTCTCCCGTGCCCGCCGCATCCAGCAGTTCCTCTCGCAGAACACCTACATGGCGAAGAAGTTCACGGGCGTCGAGGGTTCGACCGTGCCGCTGAAGAACACCATCGAGTCGTTCTCGAAGATCGCCGACGGCGACTACGACCACGTCGCCGAGCAGGCGTTCTTCAACGTCGGCGACCTCGACGACGTCGACCGCCGCTGGTCCGAGATCCAGAAGGAGAACGGCTGA
- a CDS encoding F0F1 ATP synthase subunit delta, with amino-acid sequence MGSASRASLDAARRVLAELGGVDLSTAGQLLGAGRAIGGSTHLLSALADTGIAPEVKHSIVDRVFGATVQEPALRVIRAVVDGRWSSHDELLAGVEELGIRAVAMSAPEGTPIEAELFTFGRAVATADGLELALGDKLGDPEAKSTLVHRLLGGRASEQTVVIIEQLVQQPRGRRIGELVRHAATLVADQAGLTIATVRVASPLSPEQSERLAQALSRRYSRRVELNQVVDHDLVGGLRVQIGDDVIDGSVATRINDLRLQFA; translated from the coding sequence ATGGGCAGTGCATCGCGCGCATCGCTGGACGCGGCCCGTCGCGTCCTCGCGGAGCTCGGGGGCGTCGACCTGTCGACGGCCGGTCAGCTCCTCGGGGCCGGCCGCGCCATCGGCGGATCCACGCACCTGCTCTCCGCGCTGGCGGACACCGGCATCGCGCCGGAGGTCAAGCACAGCATCGTGGACCGGGTCTTCGGCGCCACGGTGCAGGAGCCCGCGCTCCGCGTCATCCGCGCGGTCGTCGACGGCCGCTGGTCGTCGCACGACGAGCTGCTCGCGGGCGTCGAGGAGCTCGGCATCCGCGCCGTGGCCATGTCCGCTCCGGAGGGCACGCCCATCGAGGCGGAGCTGTTCACGTTCGGACGGGCCGTCGCCACCGCGGACGGCCTCGAGCTCGCGCTCGGCGACAAGCTGGGCGATCCCGAGGCCAAGTCGACGCTCGTCCACCGCCTCCTCGGCGGCCGGGCATCCGAGCAGACCGTGGTCATCATTGAGCAGCTCGTGCAGCAGCCCCGCGGCCGCCGCATCGGGGAGCTCGTGCGCCACGCCGCCACCCTCGTGGCGGACCAGGCGGGCCTCACCATCGCCACGGTCCGCGTCGCCTCGCCCCTGTCGCCCGAGCAGTCGGAGCGCCTCGCGCAGGCCCTGAGCCGCCGGTACTCCCGGCGGGTCGAGCTGAACCAGGTCGTGGACCACGACCTCGTCGGCGGCCTCCGCGTCCAGATCGGCGACGACGTCATCGACGGCAGCGTCGCCACCAGGATCAACGATTTGAGACTCCAGTTCGCCTGA
- a CDS encoding FHA domain-containing protein, whose protein sequence is MSEGSHRSARVGAGSSAVAVVTPRAVVLLPDGAPARIVEELWRVASDPAAVAESLVAALPLRGPDEVASFAVVVHEGAGPEGARLQIVLRGDAVVDADDGDEDGPRRVDARGVLPFYLAALDRVRAYRVGRAGGSASVALPGALPLVAGAVASDAVTWRLGAHDPAEAASGDPARPAVPVPASAAPAAGTALVDDAEAAARARSASVATAAIPVAPDVPDEPVARVVHAVRILHGRAAPVPGAAGAHAADAERIPLDPPLIVGRRPRPPRVSRGPEPRLVTVASPLGEISGTHVAIRQESDAIVVTDLGSTNGTAVLVPGADRLALRPGESLVVVPGTRVDIGDGVVLEILAAR, encoded by the coding sequence GTGAGCGAGGGCTCCCACCGATCCGCTCGCGTCGGCGCGGGATCCTCCGCGGTCGCGGTCGTCACGCCCCGAGCGGTGGTCCTGCTGCCCGACGGCGCTCCGGCCCGCATCGTGGAGGAGCTGTGGCGGGTGGCGTCGGATCCGGCCGCCGTCGCGGAGTCGCTGGTCGCGGCCCTGCCGTTGCGCGGCCCCGACGAGGTCGCGTCCTTCGCGGTCGTCGTCCACGAGGGCGCGGGGCCGGAGGGCGCGCGGCTCCAGATCGTGCTGCGGGGCGACGCCGTCGTCGACGCGGACGACGGCGACGAGGACGGCCCGCGCCGCGTCGACGCCCGCGGGGTGCTCCCCTTCTACCTGGCCGCGCTCGACCGCGTGCGCGCGTACCGCGTCGGGCGCGCCGGGGGATCCGCATCCGTCGCGCTCCCCGGCGCGCTCCCGCTGGTGGCCGGCGCGGTCGCCTCGGACGCCGTGACCTGGCGGCTCGGCGCGCACGACCCCGCGGAGGCGGCGTCGGGCGACCCCGCGCGACCCGCCGTGCCCGTACCCGCGTCCGCGGCTCCTGCCGCCGGGACCGCCCTGGTCGACGACGCCGAGGCCGCCGCCCGCGCGCGGTCCGCGAGCGTGGCCACGGCCGCGATACCCGTCGCGCCCGACGTGCCTGACGAGCCCGTGGCCCGCGTCGTGCACGCCGTCCGCATCCTCCACGGCCGCGCGGCGCCCGTCCCCGGCGCGGCAGGCGCGCACGCGGCGGACGCCGAGCGGATCCCGCTGGACCCGCCGCTGATCGTGGGGCGCCGCCCGCGTCCGCCGCGCGTCAGCCGGGGACCGGAGCCGCGTCTCGTGACCGTGGCGTCGCCGCTCGGCGAGATATCCGGCACGCACGTCGCCATCCGGCAGGAGTCCGACGCGATCGTCGTCACCGACCTGGGCTCCACCAACGGCACCGCGGTGCTCGTGCCCGGGGCGGACCGCCTGGCGCTCCGGCCGGGGGAGTCGCTCGTGGTCGTGCCCGGCACCCGCGTCGACATCGGCGACGGCGTCGTCCTCGAGATCCTGGCCGCCCGATGA
- a CDS encoding PP2C family protein-serine/threonine phosphatase has translation MTAIGADVAERALELPDGRTLVLGWASATDRGLRRDHNEDSLLAAVPYFVVADGMGGHAAGDVASDAVIRRLAEEQGRAEGGFADPEGVEPALELAVDDIREETGDLELHAGTTVTGACLTLVSDRPYWAVFNVGDSRVYQLRGDVLEQVTVDHSVVQEMVDAGRITRAQADRHPDGNIITRAVGVGDAAEADYWLLPVTARLRLLVCSDGLTKELADAEIRGHLLRADDAATAVRDLVEHALDNGGRDNVTAVVVDVLRIDPPADAATPRRRGLRR, from the coding sequence ATGACCGCCATCGGCGCCGACGTCGCGGAGCGCGCCCTCGAGCTGCCCGACGGCCGGACGCTCGTGCTCGGCTGGGCGTCCGCCACCGACCGGGGCCTCCGGCGCGACCACAACGAGGACAGCCTCCTCGCCGCCGTGCCGTACTTCGTCGTCGCGGACGGGATGGGCGGCCACGCGGCCGGCGACGTGGCGAGCGACGCCGTGATCCGCCGCCTCGCCGAGGAGCAGGGCCGCGCCGAGGGCGGGTTCGCGGATCCCGAGGGCGTGGAGCCCGCGCTCGAGCTGGCCGTCGACGACATCCGCGAGGAGACCGGCGACCTCGAGCTGCACGCCGGGACGACCGTCACGGGCGCGTGCCTCACGCTCGTCTCCGACCGGCCGTACTGGGCCGTGTTCAACGTGGGCGACTCCCGCGTCTACCAGCTGCGCGGCGACGTGCTCGAGCAGGTGACGGTCGACCACTCCGTCGTGCAGGAGATGGTGGACGCCGGCCGCATCACGCGCGCGCAGGCCGACCGGCACCCGGACGGCAACATCATCACGCGCGCGGTGGGCGTCGGCGACGCGGCGGAGGCCGACTACTGGCTGCTGCCCGTGACCGCGCGGCTGCGGCTCCTGGTCTGCTCCGACGGGCTCACGAAGGAGCTGGCGGACGCGGAGATCCGCGGGCACCTTCTGCGGGCGGACGACGCGGCGACGGCCGTGCGCGACCTCGTGGAGCACGCGCTCGACAACGGCGGGCGCGACAACGTCACGGCCGTCGTGGTGGACGTGCTGCGGATCGACCCGCCCGCGGACGCCGCCACGCCCCGCCGTCGCGGGCTGCGGCGCTGA
- the dapD gene encoding 2,3,4,5-tetrahydropyridine-2,6-dicarboxylate N-succinyltransferase, with protein MASPASPSSAAPATGSAWGYGLATVASDGTVLDTWFPAPELGSLPAGRDRWIAPAWIEELAVADPRRGVTVDIVTVEIDLQAPPASTPDAYLRLHLLSHLLVAPNTISLDGIFGQLPIVVWTNAGPVHPDDFDRLRPSLQRAGIAAHGVDKFPRLLDYVTPDRVRIADASRVRLGAHLSPGTTVMHEGFVNFNAGTLGSSMVEGRISQGVVVGDGSDVGGGASIMGTLSGGGTERVVIGERALLGANSGVGISIGDDSVVEAGLYVTAGTKVRLAGEAPTADGTAPQVKAVELSGRPGILFRRNSLTGAVEAVPRRGGGSILNDALHA; from the coding sequence ATGGCCTCCCCCGCTTCGCCCTCGTCCGCCGCGCCCGCCACCGGATCCGCCTGGGGCTACGGCCTCGCGACCGTCGCCTCCGACGGGACCGTGCTCGACACCTGGTTCCCGGCGCCCGAGCTCGGGTCGCTGCCCGCCGGCCGGGACCGCTGGATCGCCCCCGCCTGGATCGAGGAGCTCGCCGTCGCCGACCCGCGCCGCGGCGTGACGGTCGACATCGTGACCGTCGAGATCGACCTGCAGGCGCCGCCCGCGTCCACGCCCGACGCCTACCTCCGCCTGCACCTGCTGAGCCACCTGCTCGTCGCGCCGAACACGATCTCCCTCGACGGGATCTTCGGCCAGCTGCCCATCGTCGTGTGGACCAACGCCGGCCCCGTGCACCCCGACGACTTCGACCGGCTGCGGCCGTCGCTCCAGCGCGCCGGCATCGCCGCGCACGGCGTCGACAAGTTCCCGCGCCTCCTCGACTACGTCACGCCGGACCGCGTGCGCATCGCCGACGCGTCGCGCGTGCGGCTGGGCGCGCACCTCTCCCCCGGCACCACCGTGATGCACGAGGGATTCGTGAACTTCAACGCCGGCACGCTCGGGTCGTCCATGGTCGAGGGGCGGATCTCGCAGGGCGTGGTCGTCGGCGACGGCTCCGACGTGGGCGGCGGCGCCTCCATCATGGGCACGCTCTCGGGCGGCGGCACGGAGCGCGTCGTCATCGGCGAGCGGGCGCTGCTCGGCGCCAACTCGGGCGTCGGCATCTCCATCGGCGACGACAGCGTCGTGGAGGCCGGCCTCTACGTGACGGCCGGCACCAAGGTCCGGCTCGCGGGCGAGGCTCCCACCGCCGACGGCACCGCACCCCAGGTGAAGGCCGTCGAGCTGTCCGGGCGGCCGGGGATCCTGTTCCGCCGCAACTCGCTCACGGGCGCCGTCGAGGCGGTGCCGCGTCGGGGCGGCGGGTCGATCCTCAACGACGCCCTGCACGCGTAG
- the yaaA gene encoding peroxide stress protein YaaA, producing the protein MLVLLPPSETKRDGGDDGSRLALDRLAFPELTDERRTVVRAVADLARDPEAAARALKLGPRQAGEVERNRLLESSPTMPALQRYTGVLYDPIGADALDAAQLAFAGRHVAVHSALLGPVMATDPIPAYRLSHDSRVPGLRMKAHWVASVRRVLEGVPGLVLDLRSDGYAALGPRPGHEDSAVVRVVARGADGTVRALNHFNKKAKGELVRALIEGGQDLASVAELLDWAEAAGFELARGTSGELVLVAASH; encoded by the coding sequence GTGCTCGTCCTGCTGCCCCCGTCCGAGACGAAGCGCGACGGCGGGGACGACGGCTCCCGCCTCGCCCTCGACCGCCTCGCGTTCCCCGAGCTGACGGACGAGCGGCGGACGGTCGTGCGTGCGGTCGCCGACCTCGCGCGGGACCCCGAGGCCGCCGCGCGTGCGCTCAAGCTCGGGCCGCGCCAGGCCGGTGAGGTGGAGCGCAACCGCCTCCTCGAGTCGTCGCCGACCATGCCGGCGCTCCAGCGCTACACGGGCGTGCTCTACGACCCCATCGGCGCGGACGCCCTGGACGCCGCCCAGCTCGCCTTCGCCGGGCGGCACGTGGCCGTGCACTCGGCCCTGCTCGGGCCGGTGATGGCGACCGACCCCATCCCCGCGTACCGGCTCTCGCACGACAGCCGCGTGCCGGGCCTGCGGATGAAGGCGCACTGGGTCGCGTCGGTGCGGCGCGTGCTGGAGGGGGTGCCGGGCCTCGTCCTCGACCTCCGCTCCGACGGGTACGCCGCGCTCGGCCCGCGCCCGGGTCACGAGGACTCCGCGGTGGTGCGCGTCGTGGCCCGCGGCGCGGACGGCACGGTGCGCGCGCTCAACCACTTCAACAAGAAGGCCAAGGGCGAGCTGGTGCGCGCGCTGATCGAGGGCGGGCAGGACCTCGCCTCCGTCGCCGAGCTGCTCGACTGGGCCGAGGCCGCAGGGTTCGAGCTCGCGCGCGGCACATCCGGCGAGCTCGTGCTGGTGGCGGCCTCGCACTGA
- a CDS encoding F0F1 ATP synthase subunit gamma: MGAQLRVYTQKIKSAQTTKKITRAMELISASRIQKAQQRMAASAPYSRAVTRAVSAVATFSNVDHILTTEPEKVERAAIVIFASDRGLAGAFSSSVLKESEQLAELLRSQGKEIVYYLVGRKAVGYFKFRKRDSERIWTGSTEKPEFETAKSIGDALVEKFTTEASEGGVDEIHIVFNRFVSIATQKPEVVRLLPLEVVEGVEAPGEGAVLPLYEFEPEVGDVLDALLPVYIESRIFNAMLQSAASEHAARQKAMKSASDNADKLVTTYTRLRNNARQTEITQQISEIVGGADALASAK; the protein is encoded by the coding sequence ATGGGAGCGCAACTCCGGGTCTACACGCAGAAGATCAAGTCCGCGCAGACGACGAAGAAGATCACCCGCGCGATGGAGCTGATCTCCGCGTCGCGCATCCAGAAGGCGCAGCAGCGGATGGCGGCGTCCGCGCCGTACTCCCGCGCCGTCACGCGCGCGGTCTCGGCGGTGGCGACGTTCTCCAACGTCGACCACATCCTCACGACCGAGCCCGAGAAGGTGGAGCGGGCGGCGATCGTCATCTTCGCCTCCGACCGCGGCCTCGCGGGCGCGTTCAGCTCCAGCGTCCTGAAGGAGTCGGAGCAGCTCGCCGAGCTCCTCCGCTCGCAGGGCAAGGAGATCGTGTACTACCTGGTCGGCCGCAAGGCCGTCGGGTACTTCAAGTTCCGCAAGCGGGACTCGGAGCGCATCTGGACGGGCAGCACGGAGAAGCCCGAGTTCGAGACCGCGAAGTCGATCGGCGACGCGCTCGTGGAGAAGTTCACGACCGAGGCGTCCGAGGGCGGCGTGGACGAGATCCACATCGTCTTCAACCGCTTCGTGTCCATCGCCACGCAGAAGCCCGAGGTCGTCCGCCTGCTCCCGCTCGAGGTCGTCGAGGGGGTGGAGGCACCCGGCGAGGGCGCCGTCCTGCCGCTCTACGAGTTCGAGCCCGAGGTGGGCGACGTGCTCGACGCGCTGCTGCCCGTCTACATCGAGAGCCGCATCTTCAACGCGATGCTGCAGTCGGCCGCCTCCGAGCACGCCGCGCGCCAGAAGGCCATGAAGTCGGCGAGCGACAACGCCGACAAGCTCGTGACCACCTACACGCGGCTGCGGAACAACGCGCGGCAGACCGAGATCACGCAGCAGATCTCCGAGATCGTCGGCGGCGCGGACGCGCTCGCCTCAGCCAAGTAA
- a CDS encoding Lrp/AsnC family transcriptional regulator, protein MSTPQRPSTRGLPVDAISRSIVDQLREDGRRSYAEIGKAVGLSEAAVRQRVQKLTDAGVIRIVALTDPQQLGLTRQAMIGVTVSGDVRVVADALAAIPAVDYVVMTAGTFDLLAEVVCEDDEELVELLNARIRALEGVVSTETFVYLKVHTQDGHGRSR, encoded by the coding sequence ATGAGCACGCCCCAGCGCCCCTCCACCCGCGGGCTGCCCGTCGACGCGATCTCCCGCTCCATCGTCGACCAGCTGCGCGAGGACGGCCGCCGGTCGTACGCCGAGATCGGCAAGGCGGTCGGGCTGAGCGAGGCGGCGGTCCGCCAGCGGGTGCAGAAGCTCACCGACGCCGGCGTGATCCGCATCGTGGCGCTCACGGACCCGCAGCAGCTCGGGCTCACCCGGCAGGCCATGATCGGCGTCACCGTGAGCGGCGACGTGCGCGTGGTCGCGGACGCCCTCGCGGCCATCCCCGCCGTCGACTACGTGGTCATGACCGCGGGCACGTTCGACCTCCTCGCGGAGGTGGTGTGCGAGGACGACGAGGAGCTCGTCGAGCTCCTCAACGCGCGCATCCGGGCGCTGGAGGGCGTCGTGAGCACCGAGACGTTCGTGTACCTCAAGGTCCACACGCAGGACGGGCACGGGCGCTCCCGGTGA
- a CDS encoding methylated-DNA--[protein]-cysteine S-methyltransferase produces the protein MTPSTAPAIAPERLAPSARRHADPRPPLPPAHGTLPPGAALLRVPSPVGRLELVAEGDRVLALSIATADRLPLDHLDDRPSAVLHEAARQLEEWFAGRRREFDVPVRLAGTPFRVAVWEALLRVPHGGVTTYGALAQAAGRPGGARAGGGAVGANRLCILVPCHRVLGADGRVTGFSAGDGVATKVRLLAVEGSVLPS, from the coding sequence ATGACGCCCTCCACCGCTCCCGCCATCGCGCCCGAACGCCTCGCCCCCTCCGCAAGGCGCCACGCGGATCCACGCCCGCCGCTGCCTCCCGCGCACGGCACCCTGCCGCCCGGCGCCGCGCTCCTGCGCGTGCCGTCGCCCGTGGGCCGTCTGGAGCTCGTCGCCGAGGGCGACCGGGTCCTCGCGCTCTCCATCGCGACCGCGGACCGCCTGCCGCTCGACCACCTCGACGACCGGCCGAGCGCGGTCCTCCACGAGGCCGCGCGCCAGCTCGAGGAGTGGTTCGCCGGCCGCCGCCGTGAGTTCGACGTCCCCGTCCGCCTCGCCGGCACGCCGTTCCGGGTCGCGGTGTGGGAGGCGCTCCTGCGCGTCCCCCACGGTGGCGTCACCACCTACGGCGCGCTCGCGCAGGCCGCGGGGCGTCCGGGCGGGGCCCGGGCGGGGGGCGGTGCCGTGGGGGCCAACCGGCTCTGCATCCTCGTGCCCTGCCACCGCGTGCTCGGCGCCGACGGACGCGTCACGGGGTTCAGCGCGGGCGACGGCGTCGCCACCAAGGTGCGGCTGCTGGCCGTCGAGGGATCGGTGCTGCCGTCGTGA